The proteins below come from a single Burkholderia contaminans genomic window:
- the pgaC gene encoding poly-beta-1,6-N-acetyl-D-glucosamine synthase, producing MTTHSIIQRLQDFVFYYPFFMSYLWMIGGVVHYFLLEEGREVSTRTIASSGIPKISIVVPCFNEAANARSVIRHLDRMQYPNYDIIAVNDGSKDRTGEILNELAVEIPRLLVIHHARNEGKAVGLTTAAAVSNAEYLLCIDGDALLAHDAIGWMLEHFLTDPGVGAVTGNPRIRTRTSLLGRMQVGEFSSIVGLIKRTQQVYGRIFTVSGVITMFRKTALADVGYWSSDMLTEDIDISWKLQCRDWRVVYEPHALSWILMPETVKGLYRQRLRWAKGGIQVLMKYAGTLARPTQMMMWPLFAEYLIGIAWAYSMSFILLLALINVVYPLPQDWHVSVVPHWHGMLLVATCILQLIIGSMIDRRYDEKLLMYFLDTIWYPVAFWLISMITTVVALPAVVLRGRGKRAVWVSPDRGIQHEERTDY from the coding sequence ATGACCACCCACAGCATCATCCAGCGCCTGCAGGATTTCGTCTTCTACTACCCGTTCTTCATGTCGTACCTGTGGATGATCGGCGGCGTCGTGCACTACTTCCTGCTCGAGGAAGGCCGCGAGGTGTCCACGCGGACGATCGCGTCGAGCGGGATCCCGAAGATCTCGATCGTCGTGCCCTGCTTCAACGAAGCCGCGAACGCACGCAGCGTGATCCGCCACCTGGACCGGATGCAGTATCCGAACTACGACATCATCGCGGTCAACGACGGCAGCAAGGATCGCACCGGCGAGATCCTCAACGAGCTGGCCGTCGAAATCCCGCGGTTGCTCGTGATCCATCACGCGCGCAACGAAGGCAAGGCGGTCGGGCTCACGACCGCGGCGGCCGTGTCGAACGCGGAATACCTGCTGTGCATCGACGGCGATGCGCTGCTCGCGCATGACGCGATCGGCTGGATGCTCGAGCATTTCCTGACCGATCCGGGCGTCGGCGCCGTGACCGGCAACCCGCGCATCCGCACGCGCACGTCGCTGCTCGGCCGCATGCAGGTCGGCGAATTCTCGTCGATCGTCGGGCTGATCAAGCGCACGCAGCAGGTGTACGGCCGCATCTTCACGGTATCCGGCGTGATCACGATGTTCCGCAAGACCGCGCTCGCCGACGTCGGCTACTGGAGCTCGGACATGCTGACCGAGGACATCGACATCAGCTGGAAGCTGCAGTGCCGCGACTGGCGCGTCGTGTACGAGCCGCACGCGCTGAGCTGGATCCTGATGCCCGAGACGGTGAAGGGCCTGTACCGGCAGCGGTTGCGCTGGGCGAAGGGCGGCATCCAGGTGTTGATGAAGTACGCGGGCACGCTCGCGCGGCCGACGCAGATGATGATGTGGCCGCTGTTCGCCGAGTACCTGATCGGTATCGCGTGGGCGTACTCGATGTCGTTCATCCTGCTGCTCGCGCTCATCAATGTCGTGTACCCGCTGCCGCAAGACTGGCACGTATCGGTCGTGCCGCACTGGCACGGCATGCTGCTGGTCGCCACCTGCATCCTGCAGCTGATCATCGGCAGCATGATCGATCGTCGTTACGACGAAAAACTCCTGATGTATTTCCTGGACACCATCTGGTATCCCGTCGCCTTCTGGCTGATCAGCATGATCACCACCGTCGTCGCCCTGCCTGCCGTCGTGCTGCGGGGCCGCGGCAAGCGGGCCGTATGGGTCAGCCCCGACCGAGGCATTCAACATGAAGAACGCACCGATTATTGA